CGGCGGGGCCCCCTTTCCGGTCCAGCCCTGGTTTCAGATGCTTCAGATGTATCAGACCTGCGACGGCATTGGATCATTATCTAGTAGAATCAAGCAGGATCCCGAATCGCAGGGATGCAGGAATCGATCTCCTCAGCGTTCCGGGGATCCGATCCCATCCAGCATGGCCTGCATGATTCCGGGCGCGGCTGCGATGACCCCGCCGGATCGAGTCGACCAGGGCATGCGATCCCAGCCCATGACCTTCCCTCCGGCCTCTTCGACGGCCAGGACGCCGGCGGCCATGTCCCACGGGCGCAGATGCTCCTCCCAGTATCCGTCGAGCCTTCCCGAGGCCACATAGCAGAGATCCAGCGCGGCCGAACCGGTCCGCCTGATGCCCCTGACCCTCGCGAGATGGTAGAGGAGGGGCTTCACGTCGAATCCGAGGCTGCCGGGCTGGCGGCTGTAGGGGAAGCCCGTGGCGAGGATGGACTCGTCCAGCGTCCGGGCCTCCGAGACGCGGATCCGGGAGAGGGAGCCCGAGCGGCTACAGAGACTCGCACCTCCTCCTCGCTCGGCGACGAACGTCTCCCGTCGCAACGGGTCGTGCACGCATCCCGCAGTGATGTCCCGTCCGTCGGAGAAGGCGATCGACACCGAGAAGAACGGGAAGCCGTGGGCATAGTTTGCGGTCCCGTCCAGCGGATCGACGAGCCAGAAGGGCCTCCCCTCCGGGATGGGAACCCCGGTCCCCTCCTCCCCGATGAAGACCACATCCGGGCAGGCTTCCGCCAGACCGGCCCTAATGTGATCCTGGCTCCGCAGGTCGGCTTCGGTCAGGAACTCCCTGCCCTCCTTGCCCTCTAGCCTGTGGGGTAGCCCGAAACCTTCGAGCAGGATGATGCCCGCCTCCTCCGCCGTCCTCCTCATGAGGCCGGTCAGCCCGCCCATGCGCTCTCCTCCCGGGACTGGTGGGTGCTCATATTCCGGTTTCCGGAACCGTGGGCCTCCCGTGACGGGATAAAGGTTCCGGCGGGGAGGGTATCCTGAAGGATGCGATGACGAGGGCGATCGGAACGGCCGGCATCGGC
Above is a genomic segment from Candidatus Fermentibacter sp. containing:
- a CDS encoding inositol monophosphatase family protein encodes the protein MGGLTGLMRRTAEEAGIILLEGFGLPHRLEGKEGREFLTEADLRSQDHIRAGLAEACPDVVFIGEEGTGVPIPEGRPFWLVDPLDGTANYAHGFPFFSVSIAFSDGRDITAGCVHDPLRRETFVAERGGGASLCSRSGSLSRIRVSEARTLDESILATGFPYSRQPGSLGFDVKPLLYHLARVRGIRRTGSAALDLCYVASGRLDGYWEEHLRPWDMAAGVLAVEEAGGKVMGWDRMPWSTRSGGVIAAAPGIMQAMLDGIGSPER